The following proteins are co-located in the Apis mellifera strain DH4 linkage group LG11, Amel_HAv3.1, whole genome shotgun sequence genome:
- the LOC726801 gene encoding peroxisomal N(1)-acetyl-spermine/spermidine oxidase: protein MIMAESTKKTEDDKVKCKILIVGAGMAGLSAANHLLKNHETDFLIVEARGRIGGRIVATKIGNEKVELGANWIHGVLGNPMFELAMANGLIDIIRVPRPHKVVAAMEDGKQLPFPILQEIYEAYVCFLRRCEEYFLSTYSPPDGINSVGAHVALEAEIYLSTLLPEERKIRQLLFDCLLKRETCITGCDSMENVDLLEMGSYAELQGGNISLPDGYSAILEPVSKHIPKSSILTKHVVTKIRWQKKKCMENFNNCSNTNSSIEIQCENGKTILAEHVICTLPLGVLKEKANDIFEPPLPNYKFEAINRLLFGTVDKIFLEYERPFLNPGVSEVMLLWDDRGLSEEEKQDISKTWFRKIYSFTKISETLLLGWISGKAAEYMEKLSGAEVAEICTSILRKFLNDPFVPAPKNCLRTSWHSQPYTRGSYTAMAVGASQLDIKYLSEPIVQEDDPSKIIITFAGEHTHSSFYSTVHGAYLTGRTAAQALLESRKNEKNSLSLSCEDTSDLSSWIQGISLN from the exons atgatCATGGCGGAATCTACGAAGAAGACGGAAGATGATAAAGTTaagtgtaaaattttaattgttgggGCTGGAATGGCTGGATTATCAGCtgcaaatcatttattaaaaaatcacgaAACCGATTTCTTGATTGTTGAAGCACGAGGTCGAATAGGTGGTCGTATAGTTGCTACCAAAATCG GCAATGAAAAGGTAGAATTAGGAGCAAATTGGATCCATGGAGTCCTAGGGAATCCAATGTTTGAATTAGCTATGGCAAATggattaatagatattatacgCGTACCAAGGCCTCATAAAGTTGTAGCTGCTATGGAAGATGGAAAACAATTACCTTTTCCAATTTTGCAAGAAATTTATGAAGCTTATGTGTGTTTTTTAAGAAGATgtgaggaatattttttaagtactTATAGTCCCCCAGATGGAATAAATAGTGTTGGAGCACACGTGGCATTAGAAGCTGAGATATATTTATCCACCTTATTAcctgaagaaagaaaaattaggcAATTGTTGTTTGATTGCTTACTTAAAAGAGAAACCTGTATTACTGGCTGTGATAGCATGGAAAATGTTGATTTGTTGGAAATGGGTTCGTATGCAGAACTTCAAGGTGGAAATATTAGTCTTCCAGATGGATATAGTGCTATATTAGAACCAGTTTCAAAGCATATACCAAAAAGCAGCATTTTAACTAAACATGTTGTCACTAAAATTAG gtggcaaaaaaagaaatgtatggaaaattttaataactgctCTAATACAAACTCATCTATTGAAATACAGTGTGAAAATGGGAAAACAATATTAGCTGAACATGTGATTTGTACATTGCCATTAGGAGTACTTAAGGAAAAAGctaatgatatatttgaacCACCCTtaccaaattataaatttgaagctATAAATAGACTTTTATTTGGTActgtagataaaatatttttagaatatgaaAGACCATTTTTAAATCCTGGTGTATCAGAAGTAATGCTTTTATGGGATGACCGAGGATTatcagaagaagaaaaacaagataTCAGTAAAACATGGTTTAGAAAAATCtattcatttacaaaaatttcagaaactCTTTTGCTGGGTTGGATATCAGGAAAAGCTGCtgaatatatggaaaaattaagTGGAGCAGAAGTGGCAGAGATATGCACATCAATATTGAGGAAATTTCTTAATGATCCATTTGTACCAGCACCAAAAAATTGTTTACGCACTTCGTGGCATTCACAACCATACACACGTGGCTCCTACACTGCTATGGCTGTTGGTGCAAGTCAATtagacattaaatatttatctgagCCTATAGTGCAAGAAGATGAtccttcaaaaattataataacatttgcTGGTGAACATACGCACTCTTCCTTTTACAGTACAGTACATGGAGCATATTTAACTGGTCGAACTGCTGCTCAAGCACTTTTGGaatcaagaaaaaatgaaaagaattcattGAGTCTTAGTTGCGAAGATACAAGTGATCTTAGTTCATGGATACAaggaatttctttaaattaa
- the LOC409919 gene encoding excitatory amino acid transporter 1 isoform X1: MCCCWIRVKNIYTQKRRAHRDDIDERMKFLLRSPLSGSDTQCKITERTSYYPQEPNKRPQTRQEKVRSCLKHNSLTILTVTGVFGGVVLGIILRSLRTQGWTPREIMYINYIGDLFLRMLKSLILPLIISSLISAIGSLDLSLSGKIGVRAIVYYMVTTISAVVLGIILVITIQPGVGNNPDIRTKERSQNVSTIDTLMDLIRNMFPPNLVEACISQHKTEMQKPENSTSDNMDEWKPVSKSVSGTNIMGLVVFATVLGITLGKMEEQGKPLLVFFESLSGAMMMITHWVIWLSPVGVLFLVAAKITEMQSLDEIVSQLGMYFLTVLIGLLIHGFIVLPLLYFLITKRNPYVYISNLAQALVTAFGTSSSSATLPIAINCLEEGNNVDPRITRFVLPIGATINMDGTALYEAVAAIFIAQVRQVSLSFGQLVAISITATAASIGAAGIPQAGLVTMVMVLDTVRLPSEDVFLVIAVDWLLDRCRTTVNVVGDSLGAGIVNYLSRNELASLPHSAQTQNGADHHTTTSI; encoded by the exons ATGTGCTGTTGTTGGATtcgtgttaaaaatatatatacgcagAAGAGGCGGGCCCATCGAGACGACATTGACGAGCGGATGAAGTTTCTTCTTCG gtcACCGTTGTCAGGATCGGACACACAATGCAAAATTACCGAACGAACGTCGTATTATCCCCAGGAGCCGAATAAGAGGCCGCAAACCAGGCAGGAGAAGGTTCGATCGTGCCTCAAGCACAACTCGTTGACGATATTGACTGTGACTGGTGTGTTCGGCGGTGTGGTCCTCGGTATTATCTTGAGAAGCCTGCGAACTCAAGGATGGACGCCGCGCGAGATCATGTACATCAACTACATAGGAGATCTGTTTCTCAGAATGCTGAAGAGTTTGATTTTACCGCTTATCATATCCAGCCTGATCTCGGCAATTGGATCCCTCGATCTGTCATTGAGCGGGAAAATTGGTGTTCGTGCTATAGTGTATTACATGGTGACCACGATTAGCGCTGTTGTACTAG GTATCATTTTGGTGATCACTATCCAACCGGGTGTGGGAAATAATCCTGACATAAGGACAAAAGAACGATCTCAAAATGTCTCGACTATCGATACGTTGATGGATTTGATTCGGAACATGTTTCCCCCGAATTTAGTAGAGGCATGTATCTCTCAACATAAAACGGAAATGCAGAAACCGGAAAACAGTACATCAG ATAACATGGACGAATGGAAGCCAGTGTCGAAAAGCGTGTCAGGAACCAATATAATGGGTCTCGTCGTTTTCGCCACGGTGCTCGGTATAACGTTGGGAAAAATGGAAGAGCAAGGAAAACCGTTGCTCGTGTTCTTCGAGTCCTTGTCTGGCGCCATGATGATGATCACTCATTGGGTGATTTG GTTATCACCTGTTGGTGTACTGTTTCTAGTAGCCGCCAAAATTACGGAAATGCAATCGTTGGACGAAATAGTTTCCCAACTGGGAATGTATTTTCTCACCGTGTTGATAGGCCTGTTGATACACGGCTTCATCGTTCTGcctctattatattttctaataacgaAGAGAAATCCATACGTGTACATATCCAATTTGGCCCAAGCGTTGGTCACAGCGTTTGGTACGTCCTCGAGCTCCGCTACTCTTCCAATTGCTATTAATTGTTTGGAAGAGGGAAACAATGTCGATCCACGAATTACCAGATTTGTTTTGCCGATCGGCGCCACCATCAATATGGACGGCACGGCTTTATACGAAGCCGTGGCCGCGATTTTCATTGCGCAAGTGCGTCAAGTCAGTCTTAGTTTTGGACAGCTGGTGGCAATTAG TATCACAGCGACTGCGGCAAGTATCGGAGCAGCAGGAATTCCACAGGCAGGTCTGGTTACGATGGTAATGGTATTGGATACAGTTCGCCTACCGTCCGAAGACGTATTCCTTGTCATTGCTGTTGATTGGTTATT AGATCGTTGTAGAACAACAGTGAATGTGGTAGGTGATTCTCTCGGGGCAGGAATTGTGAATTATTTGAGCAGAAACGAACTTGCTTCGTTGCCACATAGTGCACAGACACAGAATGGAGCAGATCATCATACCACGACATCCATATGA
- the LOC409919 gene encoding excitatory amino acid transporter 1 isoform X2 produces MHVPLNAWRFTNHDWSPLSGSDTQCKITERTSYYPQEPNKRPQTRQEKVRSCLKHNSLTILTVTGVFGGVVLGIILRSLRTQGWTPREIMYINYIGDLFLRMLKSLILPLIISSLISAIGSLDLSLSGKIGVRAIVYYMVTTISAVVLGIILVITIQPGVGNNPDIRTKERSQNVSTIDTLMDLIRNMFPPNLVEACISQHKTEMQKPENSTSDNMDEWKPVSKSVSGTNIMGLVVFATVLGITLGKMEEQGKPLLVFFESLSGAMMMITHWVIWLSPVGVLFLVAAKITEMQSLDEIVSQLGMYFLTVLIGLLIHGFIVLPLLYFLITKRNPYVYISNLAQALVTAFGTSSSSATLPIAINCLEEGNNVDPRITRFVLPIGATINMDGTALYEAVAAIFIAQVRQVSLSFGQLVAISITATAASIGAAGIPQAGLVTMVMVLDTVRLPSEDVFLVIAVDWLLDRCRTTVNVVGDSLGAGIVNYLSRNELASLPHSAQTQNGADHHTTTSI; encoded by the exons ATGCACGTACCTTTAAACGCTTGGCGCTTTACTAATCACGATTG gtcACCGTTGTCAGGATCGGACACACAATGCAAAATTACCGAACGAACGTCGTATTATCCCCAGGAGCCGAATAAGAGGCCGCAAACCAGGCAGGAGAAGGTTCGATCGTGCCTCAAGCACAACTCGTTGACGATATTGACTGTGACTGGTGTGTTCGGCGGTGTGGTCCTCGGTATTATCTTGAGAAGCCTGCGAACTCAAGGATGGACGCCGCGCGAGATCATGTACATCAACTACATAGGAGATCTGTTTCTCAGAATGCTGAAGAGTTTGATTTTACCGCTTATCATATCCAGCCTGATCTCGGCAATTGGATCCCTCGATCTGTCATTGAGCGGGAAAATTGGTGTTCGTGCTATAGTGTATTACATGGTGACCACGATTAGCGCTGTTGTACTAG GTATCATTTTGGTGATCACTATCCAACCGGGTGTGGGAAATAATCCTGACATAAGGACAAAAGAACGATCTCAAAATGTCTCGACTATCGATACGTTGATGGATTTGATTCGGAACATGTTTCCCCCGAATTTAGTAGAGGCATGTATCTCTCAACATAAAACGGAAATGCAGAAACCGGAAAACAGTACATCAG ATAACATGGACGAATGGAAGCCAGTGTCGAAAAGCGTGTCAGGAACCAATATAATGGGTCTCGTCGTTTTCGCCACGGTGCTCGGTATAACGTTGGGAAAAATGGAAGAGCAAGGAAAACCGTTGCTCGTGTTCTTCGAGTCCTTGTCTGGCGCCATGATGATGATCACTCATTGGGTGATTTG GTTATCACCTGTTGGTGTACTGTTTCTAGTAGCCGCCAAAATTACGGAAATGCAATCGTTGGACGAAATAGTTTCCCAACTGGGAATGTATTTTCTCACCGTGTTGATAGGCCTGTTGATACACGGCTTCATCGTTCTGcctctattatattttctaataacgaAGAGAAATCCATACGTGTACATATCCAATTTGGCCCAAGCGTTGGTCACAGCGTTTGGTACGTCCTCGAGCTCCGCTACTCTTCCAATTGCTATTAATTGTTTGGAAGAGGGAAACAATGTCGATCCACGAATTACCAGATTTGTTTTGCCGATCGGCGCCACCATCAATATGGACGGCACGGCTTTATACGAAGCCGTGGCCGCGATTTTCATTGCGCAAGTGCGTCAAGTCAGTCTTAGTTTTGGACAGCTGGTGGCAATTAG TATCACAGCGACTGCGGCAAGTATCGGAGCAGCAGGAATTCCACAGGCAGGTCTGGTTACGATGGTAATGGTATTGGATACAGTTCGCCTACCGTCCGAAGACGTATTCCTTGTCATTGCTGTTGATTGGTTATT AGATCGTTGTAGAACAACAGTGAATGTGGTAGGTGATTCTCTCGGGGCAGGAATTGTGAATTATTTGAGCAGAAACGAACTTGCTTCGTTGCCACATAGTGCACAGACACAGAATGGAGCAGATCATCATACCACGACATCCATATGA
- the LOC409919 gene encoding excitatory amino acid transporter 1 isoform X3, with protein MEVATELSPLSGSDTQCKITERTSYYPQEPNKRPQTRQEKVRSCLKHNSLTILTVTGVFGGVVLGIILRSLRTQGWTPREIMYINYIGDLFLRMLKSLILPLIISSLISAIGSLDLSLSGKIGVRAIVYYMVTTISAVVLGIILVITIQPGVGNNPDIRTKERSQNVSTIDTLMDLIRNMFPPNLVEACISQHKTEMQKPENSTSDNMDEWKPVSKSVSGTNIMGLVVFATVLGITLGKMEEQGKPLLVFFESLSGAMMMITHWVIWLSPVGVLFLVAAKITEMQSLDEIVSQLGMYFLTVLIGLLIHGFIVLPLLYFLITKRNPYVYISNLAQALVTAFGTSSSSATLPIAINCLEEGNNVDPRITRFVLPIGATINMDGTALYEAVAAIFIAQVRQVSLSFGQLVAISITATAASIGAAGIPQAGLVTMVMVLDTVRLPSEDVFLVIAVDWLLDRCRTTVNVVGDSLGAGIVNYLSRNELASLPHSAQTQNGADHHTTTSI; from the exons ATGGAAGTCGCCACTGAACT gtcACCGTTGTCAGGATCGGACACACAATGCAAAATTACCGAACGAACGTCGTATTATCCCCAGGAGCCGAATAAGAGGCCGCAAACCAGGCAGGAGAAGGTTCGATCGTGCCTCAAGCACAACTCGTTGACGATATTGACTGTGACTGGTGTGTTCGGCGGTGTGGTCCTCGGTATTATCTTGAGAAGCCTGCGAACTCAAGGATGGACGCCGCGCGAGATCATGTACATCAACTACATAGGAGATCTGTTTCTCAGAATGCTGAAGAGTTTGATTTTACCGCTTATCATATCCAGCCTGATCTCGGCAATTGGATCCCTCGATCTGTCATTGAGCGGGAAAATTGGTGTTCGTGCTATAGTGTATTACATGGTGACCACGATTAGCGCTGTTGTACTAG GTATCATTTTGGTGATCACTATCCAACCGGGTGTGGGAAATAATCCTGACATAAGGACAAAAGAACGATCTCAAAATGTCTCGACTATCGATACGTTGATGGATTTGATTCGGAACATGTTTCCCCCGAATTTAGTAGAGGCATGTATCTCTCAACATAAAACGGAAATGCAGAAACCGGAAAACAGTACATCAG ATAACATGGACGAATGGAAGCCAGTGTCGAAAAGCGTGTCAGGAACCAATATAATGGGTCTCGTCGTTTTCGCCACGGTGCTCGGTATAACGTTGGGAAAAATGGAAGAGCAAGGAAAACCGTTGCTCGTGTTCTTCGAGTCCTTGTCTGGCGCCATGATGATGATCACTCATTGGGTGATTTG GTTATCACCTGTTGGTGTACTGTTTCTAGTAGCCGCCAAAATTACGGAAATGCAATCGTTGGACGAAATAGTTTCCCAACTGGGAATGTATTTTCTCACCGTGTTGATAGGCCTGTTGATACACGGCTTCATCGTTCTGcctctattatattttctaataacgaAGAGAAATCCATACGTGTACATATCCAATTTGGCCCAAGCGTTGGTCACAGCGTTTGGTACGTCCTCGAGCTCCGCTACTCTTCCAATTGCTATTAATTGTTTGGAAGAGGGAAACAATGTCGATCCACGAATTACCAGATTTGTTTTGCCGATCGGCGCCACCATCAATATGGACGGCACGGCTTTATACGAAGCCGTGGCCGCGATTTTCATTGCGCAAGTGCGTCAAGTCAGTCTTAGTTTTGGACAGCTGGTGGCAATTAG TATCACAGCGACTGCGGCAAGTATCGGAGCAGCAGGAATTCCACAGGCAGGTCTGGTTACGATGGTAATGGTATTGGATACAGTTCGCCTACCGTCCGAAGACGTATTCCTTGTCATTGCTGTTGATTGGTTATT AGATCGTTGTAGAACAACAGTGAATGTGGTAGGTGATTCTCTCGGGGCAGGAATTGTGAATTATTTGAGCAGAAACGAACTTGCTTCGTTGCCACATAGTGCACAGACACAGAATGGAGCAGATCATCATACCACGACATCCATATGA